A single region of the Streptomyces sp. NBC_00236 genome encodes:
- a CDS encoding sulfite exporter TauE/SafE family protein — translation MSVLILALVAGAVVGLALGGLGGGGSVLAVPALIYLLGFSPVAATTASLIIVAATSISSLVAHARDGNVRWRAGLLFAAAGIGPAMLGGAAAGRIPAPVLTVAFSVIAALAAWRMLRPSRPAPDHPPRPARAAGAGAGLGAVTGVLGVGGGFLAVPALVSVLGMRMKAAVGTSLLVIIINSLAALATRTGTADGLDWAVIAPFTGAAILGAWDGKRLAAKISGNRLQHVFAYVLLAVAALMLVDTLV, via the coding sequence ATGAGCGTGCTCATCCTGGCCCTGGTGGCTGGTGCGGTGGTCGGCCTGGCCCTGGGCGGACTCGGTGGGGGCGGCAGCGTCCTGGCCGTGCCCGCACTGATCTACCTGCTCGGCTTCAGTCCCGTCGCCGCCACCACCGCCAGCCTGATCATCGTCGCCGCGACATCCATCAGCTCCCTGGTCGCCCACGCCCGGGACGGCAACGTCCGCTGGCGGGCCGGTCTGCTGTTCGCCGCCGCGGGCATCGGCCCCGCCATGCTCGGCGGCGCCGCAGCCGGCCGCATCCCCGCCCCCGTACTGACCGTCGCATTCTCGGTGATCGCCGCACTCGCGGCCTGGCGCATGCTCCGCCCCAGCCGCCCCGCGCCGGACCACCCCCCGCGGCCGGCCAGGGCCGCAGGGGCCGGAGCCGGCCTCGGCGCCGTCACCGGCGTGCTCGGCGTCGGCGGCGGCTTCCTCGCCGTACCGGCCCTCGTCAGTGTCCTCGGCATGCGCATGAAGGCAGCCGTCGGCACCAGCCTCCTGGTCATCATCATCAACTCACTAGCCGCGCTCGCCACCCGCACCGGCACCGCCGACGGCCTGGACTGGGCCGTCATCGCCCCCTTCACCGGGGCCGCGATCCTCGGCGCCTGGGACGGCAAACGCCTCGCCGCGAAGATCTCCGGCAACCGCCTGCAGCACGTCTTCGCCTACGTCCTGCTCGCAGTGGCCGCCCTCATGCTCGTCGACACCCTCGTCTGA
- a CDS encoding cation-translocating P-type ATPase C-terminal domain-containing protein, producing the protein MGAFFYVLWRGGWQSGRPTGEGSPLRGTYITATTATFAGIVTCQIGTALAARTDHAALRDIGLFTNPLLLAGIGFELAFTAVLVYVPILQDLFGTASLPLDVVVLIAVFPVLVWGTDELRRAWRRSHR; encoded by the coding sequence ATGGGCGCGTTCTTCTACGTGCTCTGGCGCGGCGGCTGGCAGTCCGGCCGGCCCACCGGCGAGGGCTCGCCCTTGCGCGGGACGTACATCACGGCCACCACAGCCACCTTCGCGGGTATCGTCACCTGTCAGATCGGCACCGCACTGGCCGCCCGCACCGACCATGCCGCCCTGCGAGACATCGGCCTGTTCACCAACCCGCTGCTGCTGGCTGGCATTGGCTTCGAACTCGCCTTCACCGCCGTACTCGTCTACGTGCCAATCCTGCAGGATCTCTTCGGTACGGCCTCCCTCCCTCTGGACGTTGTCGTCCTTATTGCGGTCTTTCCCGTTCTTGTCTGGGGCACGGACGAACTGCGACGCGCGTGGCGTCGCAGTCATCGGTGA
- a CDS encoding CBS domain-containing protein, producing MSTRPYNVADVMTKKVVAVAPGAGFKEIVEAMARWKVTALPVLEEEHHVIGVVSEADLLPKEEFHERGPGLIEQMRRLGDTGKAGSLCARDLMTSPAVTISPDALLPQAARLMATHHVKRLPVVDMGTLAGIVSRSDLLKVFLRPDSELADDIRHQVIERLFPLPSAHVRVDVTDGVVTLSGEVHDRTLIPVAARLAQGIEGIVDVRCELTAAESP from the coding sequence ATGAGCACGCGCCCCTACAACGTCGCCGACGTCATGACGAAGAAGGTTGTGGCGGTTGCACCAGGAGCCGGTTTCAAGGAGATCGTCGAAGCCATGGCCCGGTGGAAGGTCACCGCCCTTCCCGTTCTCGAAGAAGAGCACCATGTCATCGGGGTGGTCTCGGAAGCGGACCTGCTTCCCAAGGAGGAATTTCACGAGCGAGGCCCCGGTCTCATCGAACAGATGCGCCGCCTGGGAGACACGGGAAAAGCCGGCTCCCTGTGTGCCAGAGACCTGATGACAAGTCCGGCCGTCACCATCTCCCCAGACGCCCTTCTGCCTCAGGCCGCACGCCTCATGGCCACCCACCACGTCAAACGCCTCCCTGTCGTCGACATGGGCACGTTGGCAGGCATCGTGAGCAGATCTGACCTGCTGAAGGTGTTCCTCAGGCCGGACTCCGAACTCGCCGACGACATTCGGCACCAGGTCATCGAGCGTCTCTTCCCTCTCCCTTCGGCACACGTGCGGGTAGACGTCACCGACGGTGTCGTGACCCTGTCCGGCGAGGTACACGACAGGACTCTGATCCCGGTGGCCGCCCGGCTGGCGCAAGGTATTGAGGGCATCGTGGACGTACGGTGCGAACTCACCGCTGCCGAATCCCCCTGA
- a CDS encoding MBL fold metallo-hydrolase, with protein MTGSKFLIEGDRSRILVDCGLFQGFADLRRRNWEKLARDARDIHAVLVTHAHLDHCGYLPRLVRQGFRGPILMSADSARLAEIVLRDSAHLQMEAAQHANEHGWSKHHPAEPLYDDADVEKTLSYFDPIPVGSETEIEAGTRVTLHRAGHILGATWAHLTLEDGHSLAVSGDLGRPGHPLLLPPEPFSGADVLLVESTYGDRRHDQESGRSGFASVIERTVSRGGTVVIPAFAIDRTEVVLHELAGLRDSGVLPGSVPIYVDSPMALAALDVYREALRNRSSELRPEVLDRGPNALSPEPFLAARTVQESIAINRSRGPAVIVSSAGMATGGRVLHHLHRLLPDPRNSVVIVGFAAAGTRARDLVDGARALKMFGEYVPVRAEVADVPHFSGHADAGQILDWMRNAPPPHTTYLVHGEETSSQVLRARIDHELGWTAVVPRPGEAVLIR; from the coding sequence GTGACCGGAAGCAAGTTCCTGATCGAGGGCGACCGCTCCCGCATACTCGTCGACTGCGGCCTCTTCCAGGGTTTCGCAGACCTGAGGCGGCGCAACTGGGAGAAGCTCGCCCGGGACGCCCGCGACATCCACGCCGTGCTCGTCACCCACGCGCACCTGGACCACTGCGGCTATCTGCCCCGCCTGGTCCGACAGGGATTCCGGGGACCGATTCTCATGAGTGCCGACAGCGCCCGTCTCGCAGAGATCGTCCTGCGTGACAGCGCCCACCTCCAGATGGAAGCCGCCCAGCACGCGAACGAGCACGGCTGGTCCAAGCACCACCCGGCAGAGCCCTTGTACGACGACGCCGACGTGGAGAAGACCCTGTCCTACTTCGATCCCATTCCTGTTGGCAGCGAGACCGAGATCGAGGCCGGCACCCGAGTGACCCTGCACCGCGCAGGGCACATCCTCGGCGCCACGTGGGCGCACCTCACTTTGGAGGACGGGCACAGTCTTGCCGTCTCCGGCGACCTCGGCCGCCCGGGCCACCCCCTGCTCCTGCCTCCGGAGCCGTTCTCGGGTGCCGACGTGCTGCTGGTGGAGTCCACCTACGGCGACCGCCGCCACGACCAGGAGAGCGGCCGGTCCGGCTTCGCCTCGGTCATCGAGCGCACTGTGTCCCGGGGAGGCACCGTCGTCATTCCCGCCTTCGCGATCGACCGCACCGAAGTCGTCCTGCATGAACTGGCCGGGCTCCGAGACAGCGGGGTGCTGCCGGGATCCGTGCCGATCTACGTTGACAGCCCCATGGCTCTCGCTGCCCTGGACGTGTACCGGGAGGCACTGCGCAACCGGTCTTCCGAGCTGCGGCCCGAGGTCCTCGATCGGGGGCCCAACGCGCTGAGCCCGGAACCCTTCCTGGCCGCCCGGACGGTGCAGGAGTCCATCGCCATCAACAGGTCACGGGGCCCAGCCGTCATCGTCTCCTCGGCAGGCATGGCAACGGGCGGCCGTGTCCTGCACCATCTGCACCGGCTGCTGCCCGATCCCCGCAACAGCGTCGTCATCGTGGGCTTCGCCGCCGCCGGAACACGTGCCAGAGACTTGGTGGACGGTGCTCGCGCCCTCAAGATGTTCGGCGAGTACGTTCCGGTGCGCGCCGAGGTGGCCGACGTGCCGCACTTCTCCGGGCACGCCGACGCGGGCCAGATTCTCGACTGGATGCGCAACGCTCCACCGCCGCACACCACTTATCTGGTTCACGGCGAGGAGACGTCATCTCAGGTGTTGCGGGCCCGCATCGACCACGAGCTGGGCTGGACAGCCGTCGTCCCGCGCCCCGGCGAGGCGGTGCTGATCCGATGA
- a CDS encoding alcohol dehydrogenase catalytic domain-containing protein: MKALLFRGPGHIEWGDAPDPRVEDAADAIVRVDAVTICGTDLHIVKGDVPEVEPGRVLGHEAVGTVVETGRDVRAVRPGDRVLISCISACGRCRFCRESRYGQCRGGGGWALGHTIDGTQAEYVRVPFADLSVHPLPNAVDSFDAVLLADIFPTAYEVGILNGAVRPGDTVVVVGAGPIGLAAVVTARLYAPERVIAVDLTEPRLAAARALGTEATARADERPEQLVADLTGGLGADVVIEAVGVPQSFEMCTRMARPGGHVANIGVHGKPAVLHLEDLWIKDITITTGLVDTSSTPMLLRLLAAGRLPAAELITHRFELGQMEEAYDVFGRAADTGALKVALGGPQHNTVSVRAPADR; the protein is encoded by the coding sequence ATGAAGGCACTCCTCTTCCGCGGCCCCGGCCACATCGAGTGGGGGGACGCGCCGGACCCGAGAGTCGAGGACGCCGCCGACGCGATCGTCCGGGTCGACGCCGTGACGATCTGCGGGACGGATCTGCACATCGTCAAGGGCGATGTGCCCGAGGTGGAACCCGGGCGCGTGCTCGGCCACGAAGCGGTGGGCACCGTAGTGGAGACCGGGCGCGACGTCCGTGCGGTCCGTCCCGGTGACCGCGTCCTGATCTCCTGCATCTCCGCCTGCGGGCGGTGCCGTTTCTGCCGCGAGAGCAGGTACGGCCAATGCCGAGGCGGCGGCGGATGGGCCCTCGGGCACACCATCGACGGCACACAGGCGGAATACGTCCGGGTGCCCTTCGCCGATCTCTCCGTCCACCCGCTTCCCAACGCCGTCGACAGTTTCGACGCCGTGCTCCTGGCCGACATCTTCCCGACCGCGTACGAGGTGGGCATTCTGAACGGCGCGGTACGACCGGGCGACACAGTTGTGGTGGTCGGCGCCGGACCCATCGGCCTGGCGGCCGTCGTCACCGCTCGCCTCTACGCTCCCGAGCGGGTCATCGCCGTGGACCTGACCGAGCCCCGACTGGCTGCTGCACGCGCCCTGGGCACGGAGGCGACAGCACGTGCCGACGAGCGGCCGGAACAGCTCGTCGCAGACCTGACAGGCGGCCTGGGGGCCGATGTCGTCATCGAAGCCGTCGGAGTTCCGCAATCGTTCGAGATGTGCACGCGCATGGCCCGGCCGGGCGGCCACGTCGCGAACATAGGCGTCCACGGGAAGCCGGCTGTACTGCACCTCGAAGACCTCTGGATCAAGGACATCACCATCACCACCGGCCTCGTGGACACCTCGTCCACCCCCATGCTGCTGCGCCTGCTGGCAGCCGGAAGGCTGCCGGCGGCAGAGCTGATCACCCACCGGTTCGAACTGGGGCAGATGGAGGAGGCATACGACGTGTTCGGGCGCGCGGCAGACACCGGAGCACTCAAGGTGGCGCTGGGCGGGCCGCAGCACAACACTGTCAGTGTCCGCGCCCCGGCCGACCGATGA